A single window of Hymenobacter sp. APR13 DNA harbors:
- a CDS encoding serine hydrolase domain-containing protein → MAPGKPAPRATLFPVASLTKPVVSLTVLQLVRQGQWNLDEPLVHYWTDPDLAADPRLSQLTTRLVLSHRSGLPNWRYQLPGGKLAFLHAPGSAYGYSGEGFEYLRRALERKFGCSLQQLSDSVLLRPLRLRDTRYSWADDRLLDSTRLAVGHDARGAVLRTPKPAAPNAADGLVTTVQDYTRFGAWVIRQTSKPDSVWQAMVAPLTPTGQPNQAMGLGWEVRTITSQPDQGYLLLHSGRDEGLFTLIVLHPRTRRGLVLFTNADRGAELIIKVLRATLNLPELES, encoded by the coding sequence CTGGCCCCCGGTAAGCCGGCGCCCCGCGCGACGCTATTTCCCGTGGCGTCGCTGACCAAGCCCGTTGTGTCGCTGACGGTGCTGCAGCTGGTGCGGCAGGGCCAGTGGAACCTGGATGAGCCACTGGTGCACTACTGGACCGACCCGGATCTGGCCGCCGACCCACGACTGTCCCAACTTACCACGCGCCTGGTGCTCAGCCACCGGTCCGGCTTGCCGAACTGGCGCTACCAGCTGCCCGGAGGCAAACTGGCCTTCCTGCACGCGCCCGGCTCGGCTTACGGCTATTCCGGAGAAGGCTTCGAATACCTTCGCCGCGCCCTGGAGCGCAAATTCGGCTGCTCTTTGCAGCAGCTCTCCGACTCCGTGTTGCTGCGGCCGCTGCGGCTGCGGGATACCCGCTACAGCTGGGCCGATGACCGGCTGCTGGACTCCACCCGCCTGGCCGTCGGGCACGACGCGCGCGGGGCGGTGCTGCGCACCCCCAAGCCCGCGGCCCCCAACGCCGCCGATGGCCTGGTTACCACGGTGCAGGACTACACCCGGTTCGGCGCGTGGGTTATCCGGCAGACCAGCAAACCCGACAGCGTGTGGCAGGCGATGGTGGCCCCCCTCACTCCTACCGGGCAGCCCAATCAGGCCATGGGCTTAGGATGGGAAGTCCGCACCATCACCAGCCAGCCTGATCAGGGGTATCTGCTGTTGCACTCCGGCCGGGACGAGGGGCTGTTCACCCTGATTGTACTGCATCCGCGGACCCGCCGGGGCCTCGTGCTGTTCACCAACGCCGACCGGGGCGCCGAACTCATCATCAAGGTGCTGCGGGCTACCTTGAACCTGCCGGAGCTGGAATCCTGA
- a CDS encoding nitroreductase family protein, which translates to MSLLEDLTWRYATKKMNGERIPADKLNYILEAARLAPSSSGLQPYKILVISDPALLAKIREVSFNQSQVTDCSHLLVFVAWDGYSEERITRVFNYTMDQRGLPHQTMADYKQNLWSMYEPLGQEWHAQHAAKQSYIAFAMAIAAAAEQRVDATPIEGFNAEQLDTLLQLKGSGYRSAVLLPLGYRQESEDWLVNMKKVRTPMEEFAQELTLADLTSAEEQAAQ; encoded by the coding sequence ATGTCATTACTCGAAGACCTGACGTGGCGCTACGCCACCAAAAAAATGAACGGCGAGCGTATCCCCGCCGATAAGCTGAATTATATCCTGGAAGCGGCGCGCCTGGCCCCGTCCTCGTCGGGACTGCAGCCCTACAAAATCCTGGTTATCTCGGACCCGGCGCTGCTGGCCAAGATCCGGGAGGTGTCTTTCAACCAGAGCCAGGTGACGGACTGCTCGCACCTGCTGGTGTTTGTGGCCTGGGATGGCTACAGCGAGGAGCGCATCACGCGCGTCTTCAACTACACCATGGATCAGCGCGGCCTGCCGCACCAGACCATGGCCGACTACAAGCAGAATCTGTGGTCCATGTACGAGCCCCTGGGCCAGGAGTGGCACGCGCAGCACGCGGCCAAGCAGAGCTACATTGCCTTTGCCATGGCCATTGCGGCGGCGGCGGAACAGCGCGTGGACGCTACGCCCATTGAAGGCTTCAACGCCGAGCAGTTGGATACCCTGCTGCAGCTGAAAGGCAGTGGCTACCGCAGTGCGGTGCTGCTGCCGCTTGGCTACCGGCAGGAGTCGGAAGACTGGTTGGTGAACATGAAGAAGGTGCGCACCCCGATGGAGGAATTCGCCCAAGAGCTGACGCTGGCTGATCTGACGAGCGCTGAGGAGCAGGCCGCCCAGTAG
- a CDS encoding winged helix-turn-helix transcriptional regulator: protein MQQDPADHCFTGACAHRMRAIDDTLDILSGKWKLAIIARLCHQPMRYSALLREVTGISGKVLSRELQDLETNGLIVRHVATSKPLTVTYSLSETGRSLTALTDSLAEWGLAHRARMMQAGN from the coding sequence ATGCAGCAAGACCCGGCCGATCATTGCTTCACGGGCGCCTGTGCCCATCGCATGCGCGCCATCGACGATACGCTCGATATCCTGAGCGGCAAGTGGAAGCTCGCCATCATTGCCCGCCTCTGCCACCAGCCGATGCGCTACTCGGCTCTGCTGCGCGAGGTGACGGGCATCTCCGGCAAAGTACTGAGCCGGGAGCTGCAGGACCTGGAAACCAACGGGCTCATTGTGCGGCACGTGGCCACGAGCAAACCCCTGACGGTTACCTACAGCCTTTCCGAAACCGGCCGCTCGCTGACCGCCCTAACCGACAGCCTGGCGGAATGGGGCCTGGCCCACCGCGCCCGCATGATGCAGGCAGGCAACTAA